One segment of Leptodactylus fuscus isolate aLepFus1 chromosome 7, aLepFus1.hap2, whole genome shotgun sequence DNA contains the following:
- the PTDSS2 gene encoding phosphatidylserine synthase 2 isoform X1 — MSRHEGRKGAAHRKSSLDGQCWEEEGARTRIVAGKSLHRGESSRGTTESEVFDDGTNTFFWRAHTLTVLFILTCSLVYVTLLEETPQDTAYNTKRGIVASILVFLCFGVTQAKDGPFSRPHPAYWRFWLCVSVVYELFLIFILFQTVHDGRQFMKFIDPKLGVPLPERDYGGNCLIYDPNNKTDPYHNLWDKMDGFVPAHFLGWYIKTLMIRDWWMCMIISVMFEFLEYSLEHQLPNFSECWWDHWIMDVLLCNGFGIYCGMKTLKWLSMKPYKWQGLWNIPTYRGKMKRIAFQFTPYSWVKFEWKPASNLRRWLAVCGIIFVFLLAELNTFYLKFVLWMPPEHYLVLLRLVFFVNVGGVAMREIYDFMDDLKFHKKLGQQAWMVAAITVTEFLIVVKYDPLTITLPLPFYVTQCWFLAIILGLVWTAWRFFIRDITLRYKEIRRQKQEYSRPEDDALQVNGGTNSDRNLTKQKNL, encoded by the exons ATGTCACGCCATGAAGGCAGGAAGGGAGCCGCGCACAGGAAGTCCTCCCTGGACGGACAGtgctgggaggaggagggcgcCAGGACCAGGATCGTGGCCGGCAAGTCCCTGCACCGGGGGGAGAGCAGCCGCGGCACCACCGAGTCCGAAGTCTTTGATGACGGCACCAACACTTTCTTCTG gAGAGCGCACACGCTAACCGTTCTGTTCATCCTGACGTGTTCCTTGGTCTATGTCACGTTACTCGAAGAGACACCACAAGACACCGCCTATAACACCAAAAG AGGGATTGTGGCCAGTATTCTGGTTTTCCTGTGTTTCGGGGTGACACAAGCTAAAGATGGACCATTCTCCAGACCTCATCCAG CTTACTGGCGGTTCTGGCTGTGTGTCAGCGTGGTCTACGAGCTCTtcctcatcttcatcctctttcag ACTGTACATGATGGAAGACAATTCATGAAGTTTATTGACCCCAAATTGGGCGTTCCTTTACCCGAAAGAGATTATGGCGGAAACTGCCTTATATATGATCCGAACAACAAAACTGACCCTTACCACAACTTATGG GACAAGATGGACGGCTTTGTACCTGCGCACTTCCTCGGCTGGTATATCAAA ACACTAATGATAAGAGACTGGTGGATGTGTATGATCATCAGCGTCATGTTCGAGTTTCTGGAGTACAGCCTGGAGCACCAGCTGCCCAACTTCAGCGAATGCTGGTGGGATCAC TGGATCATGGACGTGCTGCTGTGCAACGGATTTGGGATTTATTGTGGTATGAAGACCTTAAAGTGGCTCTCCATGAAACCGTACAAATGGCAGGGCCTGTGGAACATTCCTACATACAG AGGTAAAATGAAGCGAATCGCCTTCCAGTTCACTCCGTACAGCTGGGTGAAGTTCGAGTGGAAGCCGGCGTCCAATCTCCGCAGATGGTTAGCAGTGTGTGGCATTATATTTGTA TTCTTACTGGCAGAACTCAACACCTTTTACCTCAAGTTCGTCCTGTGGATGCCCCCGGAGCATTACCTGGTGTTGCTGCGGTTGGTGTTTTTCGTAAACGTGGGCGGCGTGGCCATGAGGGAGATCTACGACTTCATGGACGACTT GAAGTTCCACAAGAAGTTGGGCCAGCAGGCGTGGATGGTGGCCGCCATCACCGTGACGGAGTTCCTCATTGTTGTAAAATACGACCCTTTAACTATAACACTACCGTTACCGTTCTATGTCACACAGTGCTGGTTTCTGGCAATTATCCTGGGCTTGGTGTGGACGGCGTGGCGATTCTTTATCAG AGACATCACATTACGCTACAAAGAAATCCGCCGCCAGAAACAAGAATACAGCCGACCCGAGGACGACGCGTTACAAGTCAACGGGGGAACAAATTCCGACAGGAACTtaaccaaacaaaaaaacctctga
- the PTDSS2 gene encoding phosphatidylserine synthase 2 isoform X2: protein MTAPTLSSGAEIGKYNPPRRAHTLTVLFILTCSLVYVTLLEETPQDTAYNTKRGIVASILVFLCFGVTQAKDGPFSRPHPAYWRFWLCVSVVYELFLIFILFQTVHDGRQFMKFIDPKLGVPLPERDYGGNCLIYDPNNKTDPYHNLWDKMDGFVPAHFLGWYIKTLMIRDWWMCMIISVMFEFLEYSLEHQLPNFSECWWDHWIMDVLLCNGFGIYCGMKTLKWLSMKPYKWQGLWNIPTYRGKMKRIAFQFTPYSWVKFEWKPASNLRRWLAVCGIIFVFLLAELNTFYLKFVLWMPPEHYLVLLRLVFFVNVGGVAMREIYDFMDDLKFHKKLGQQAWMVAAITVTEFLIVVKYDPLTITLPLPFYVTQCWFLAIILGLVWTAWRFFIRDITLRYKEIRRQKQEYSRPEDDALQVNGGTNSDRNLTKQKNL, encoded by the exons ATGACGGCACCAACACTTTCTTCTG GAGCAGAGATTGGGAAATATAACCCTCCTAG gAGAGCGCACACGCTAACCGTTCTGTTCATCCTGACGTGTTCCTTGGTCTATGTCACGTTACTCGAAGAGACACCACAAGACACCGCCTATAACACCAAAAG AGGGATTGTGGCCAGTATTCTGGTTTTCCTGTGTTTCGGGGTGACACAAGCTAAAGATGGACCATTCTCCAGACCTCATCCAG CTTACTGGCGGTTCTGGCTGTGTGTCAGCGTGGTCTACGAGCTCTtcctcatcttcatcctctttcag ACTGTACATGATGGAAGACAATTCATGAAGTTTATTGACCCCAAATTGGGCGTTCCTTTACCCGAAAGAGATTATGGCGGAAACTGCCTTATATATGATCCGAACAACAAAACTGACCCTTACCACAACTTATGG GACAAGATGGACGGCTTTGTACCTGCGCACTTCCTCGGCTGGTATATCAAA ACACTAATGATAAGAGACTGGTGGATGTGTATGATCATCAGCGTCATGTTCGAGTTTCTGGAGTACAGCCTGGAGCACCAGCTGCCCAACTTCAGCGAATGCTGGTGGGATCAC TGGATCATGGACGTGCTGCTGTGCAACGGATTTGGGATTTATTGTGGTATGAAGACCTTAAAGTGGCTCTCCATGAAACCGTACAAATGGCAGGGCCTGTGGAACATTCCTACATACAG AGGTAAAATGAAGCGAATCGCCTTCCAGTTCACTCCGTACAGCTGGGTGAAGTTCGAGTGGAAGCCGGCGTCCAATCTCCGCAGATGGTTAGCAGTGTGTGGCATTATATTTGTA TTCTTACTGGCAGAACTCAACACCTTTTACCTCAAGTTCGTCCTGTGGATGCCCCCGGAGCATTACCTGGTGTTGCTGCGGTTGGTGTTTTTCGTAAACGTGGGCGGCGTGGCCATGAGGGAGATCTACGACTTCATGGACGACTT GAAGTTCCACAAGAAGTTGGGCCAGCAGGCGTGGATGGTGGCCGCCATCACCGTGACGGAGTTCCTCATTGTTGTAAAATACGACCCTTTAACTATAACACTACCGTTACCGTTCTATGTCACACAGTGCTGGTTTCTGGCAATTATCCTGGGCTTGGTGTGGACGGCGTGGCGATTCTTTATCAG AGACATCACATTACGCTACAAAGAAATCCGCCGCCAGAAACAAGAATACAGCCGACCCGAGGACGACGCGTTACAAGTCAACGGGGGAACAAATTCCGACAGGAACTtaaccaaacaaaaaaacctctga